One window of Methanobacterium alkalithermotolerans genomic DNA carries:
- a CDS encoding ATP-dependent helicase, which produces MITLDDDQKKAIYSSREKSLLVLAPPGAGKTLVMAKRIEFLIRTKAIRSPYKILGLTFSNSAADEMKKRVIKEVSGSKGRVHITNFHSFAYSVLKAYGNRAIIKRNFSVLGELDSEGLIIDKLGISGSFSLSKYDERRKAAQKMLDRYKIWKIERILKLNGDYCDKKFDKHFEAALNAFKDELRNINALDFDHILYYSYILLKNNENILNYYRSVFQYILVDEFQDTNPIQFKLLELLANGIDSSLPNRPVFILADPNQGIYEFQGANPKNIEDLLNTFNIEKIELKGDHRFGSDGIKKLIDEISNFIEEKTLSLSPSQSDKPVYCIFDNKKDEAHYIHEKIKEFKDDVKLHEIAILSPQGYNLDIIKKRLNKEEYIFLPDFKGIEIEKKYKSLFNELKKTAGIKGCLEEIIIDITKKIGIEIDNDLLQILINIARKYDNKVSMMLQDKILLFSNEVLLEINWGDILRKEIKNKIFLSTIHSAKGLEFQKVIVCGIESGSLPFFVSCNKCNEHGLDENSWMESLKLLNVGVSRAKLELLISSSNSRRRFKTHPSCVLKPFYRHLEILNTTLL; this is translated from the coding sequence ATGATTACTTTAGATGATGATCAAAAAAAAGCCATATATTCTTCGAGAGAAAAATCTTTACTAGTTTTAGCACCCCCTGGAGCAGGAAAAACATTAGTAATGGCAAAGAGAATCGAATTTTTAATTAGAACAAAAGCTATCAGATCTCCCTATAAGATTTTGGGATTGACTTTTTCTAACTCTGCGGCGGACGAAATGAAAAAAAGAGTGATTAAAGAGGTTTCTGGATCAAAAGGACGTGTACATATAACTAACTTTCATTCTTTTGCTTATTCTGTTCTGAAAGCATATGGTAATCGAGCTATCATAAAAAGGAATTTTTCTGTTCTAGGAGAATTAGATTCAGAAGGTCTTATTATAGATAAACTTGGCATTTCAGGATCTTTTTCTTTGAGTAAGTATGATGAAAGAAGAAAAGCAGCCCAAAAAATGTTAGATCGTTATAAAATATGGAAAATTGAACGAATACTGAAATTAAATGGAGATTATTGTGATAAAAAGTTTGATAAGCATTTTGAAGCTGCTTTAAATGCGTTCAAAGACGAATTACGTAATATTAATGCATTAGACTTTGATCATATTCTTTATTACTCATATATATTACTAAAAAATAATGAAAATATTCTAAATTATTACAGGTCTGTTTTTCAATATATTTTAGTTGATGAGTTTCAAGATACAAATCCCATACAATTCAAACTATTAGAACTATTAGCCAATGGAATTGATTCTTCATTACCAAATCGCCCTGTTTTTATTTTGGCTGATCCTAACCAGGGAATTTATGAATTTCAGGGAGCAAATCCTAAAAATATCGAAGATTTATTAAACACTTTCAATATTGAAAAAATTGAACTTAAAGGTGATCACAGATTTGGTTCAGATGGAATAAAAAAATTAATAGATGAAATATCCAATTTCATTGAAGAAAAAACATTATCATTATCACCCTCGCAAAGTGATAAGCCTGTTTACTGCATTTTTGATAATAAAAAAGATGAAGCACATTATATTCATGAAAAAATTAAAGAATTTAAAGATGATGTGAAACTTCATGAAATTGCCATTTTATCTCCACAAGGCTATAATTTAGACATTATAAAAAAACGATTGAATAAAGAAGAATACATTTTTTTACCTGATTTTAAAGGTATTGAAATAGAAAAAAAATATAAGTCATTATTTAATGAATTAAAAAAAACTGCTGGAATTAAAGGATGCTTAGAAGAAATCATAATAGATATAACCAAGAAAATCGGCATCGAAATTGATAATGATCTTTTGCAAATATTAATTAATATTGCCAGAAAATATGATAATAAAGTCTCAATGATGTTACAGGACAAGATATTGCTTTTTTCAAATGAAGTTCTATTAGAAATTAATTGGGGAGATATTCTTAGAAAAGAGATTAAAAATAAGATATTTCTTTCAACAATCCACAGTGCTAAAGGATTAGAATTTCAAAAAGTAATTGTTTGCGGTATTGAAAGTGGCTCTTTGCCATTTTTCGTTTCTTGTAATAAATGTAATGAACATGGCTTAGATGAGAACTCTTGGATGGAGAGTTTAAAATTATTGAATGTGGGAGTTTCGCGTGCAAAGCTAGAATTACTTATCTCAAGTTCTAATTCAAGGCGCAGGTTTAAAACACACCCATCATGCGTCCTAAAACCATTCTATCGCCATTTAGAAATATTAAATACCACGCTTTTATGA